Proteins found in one Microcoleus sp. FACHB-831 genomic segment:
- a CDS encoding Bro-N domain-containing protein, with amino-acid sequence MKLHQQAIKDAKPTMNNHITSTIEVLDSGCAELDFQGHCLRYTGTAENLKFVAEDVLLALGLNKAVLNQIPEEFKDLVCTCVDRKGQLLIWKELVQTVNQDGLDYLISRTSKPTALEFQKWLYKEALPFLRKIA; translated from the coding sequence ATGAAACTACACCAACAAGCTATAAAGGATGCAAAGCCAACTATGAATAATCACATCACATCCACCATTGAAGTGTTAGACTCTGGCTGCGCGGAGTTAGATTTTCAAGGTCATTGCTTACGCTATACAGGAACGGCAGAAAATTTAAAGTTCGTTGCTGAAGACGTGCTTTTAGCACTTGGTCTAAATAAAGCTGTCTTGAATCAAATTCCCGAAGAGTTTAAGGATTTGGTCTGTACTTGTGTAGACAGAAAAGGCCAGCTACTTATTTGGAAAGAATTAGTCCAGACAGTAAACCAGGACGGGCTTGATTATCTCATTAGCCGTACTAGCAAACCAACCGCACTTGAGTTTCAGAAGTGGTTGTACAAAGAAGCACTTCCCTTCCTCCGCAAGATAGCTTGA
- the pheT gene encoding phenylalanine--tRNA ligase subunit beta, whose translation MRISLSWLRELVDVTITPDVLAHTLTMAGFEVEDIEDRRTWADGVVVGKVLSREPHPNADKLSVCQVDIGASSPLNIVCGASNARADIYVPIATIGTFLPKIDLKIKPAKLRGVPSEGMICSLAELGLAKESAGIHIFDLENPKLGADARPLLGLDDVILDLTSTANRADALSMVGVAREVAALTGATVRIPQAPEVSVPSENGNLNLRISAPQACPAYIGTVIEGVKIAPSPAWLQQRLQSAGVRPINNVVDITNYILLEWGQPLHAFDRDRLQSVAGGDSLTIGVRYGSQGESLKTLDGQTRNLGTQSLLITANDKPVALAGVMGGEETEVYEGTMNLVLEAALFDSVAIRRSARGQGVRTEASGRYERGVNQAELGIACARAIALIGELASGQPVQQKIADTRPDPAIWSRSIELRLDRVNQILGPIDLGEEIGDIQAKDMKRILTALGCQVNPVADNERVWKVTVPPYRYRDLEREIDLIEEIARLYGYDNFCDELPSESEAGYLSLDQQLTRQIREALRAAGLTEVMHYSYAVNASAGGERQVAIANPMFSEYSALRTELVSGLIEAFQYNLEQGNGALNAFEIGRIFWREEEGLIEADGLAGIIGGDPIIGKWTRGGKEQPMTWFEAKGVLESVFQRLSLVVEYQPDRRDPRLHPGRTASLWVQGNRLGTFGQLHPQLRQERGLPDAVYAFELDLDVFLEALAEDEKLTPKLRTFSTYPASDRDIAFFAPVQVTVAEIKKAITKAAGALLDSVELFDEYRGENVPEGQRSLALRLVYRASDRTLTDADVDPVHNKVREALVEKFRVSLRS comes from the coding sequence ATGCGTATCTCTCTTTCCTGGCTGCGCGAATTGGTGGACGTGACAATTACCCCGGATGTGTTGGCTCACACGCTAACTATGGCTGGGTTTGAGGTGGAAGACATCGAGGATCGACGCACTTGGGCTGATGGTGTCGTTGTCGGCAAAGTCCTCAGCCGCGAACCCCACCCTAATGCAGATAAATTAAGCGTCTGCCAGGTTGATATTGGCGCTTCTTCGCCTTTAAATATCGTCTGCGGCGCATCTAACGCGAGGGCTGACATTTATGTGCCCATCGCGACGATAGGCACTTTTCTTCCCAAAATCGATTTAAAAATTAAACCAGCCAAACTGCGAGGCGTCCCTTCCGAGGGGATGATTTGTTCTCTGGCTGAACTTGGTTTGGCTAAAGAATCGGCTGGAATTCACATTTTTGACCTAGAAAACCCCAAATTAGGCGCAGATGCCAGACCGCTGCTGGGTCTAGATGATGTAATTCTAGACTTGACATCTACGGCAAATCGTGCGGATGCCCTGAGCATGGTAGGTGTGGCGCGGGAAGTAGCAGCGCTAACTGGGGCAACGGTAAGAATACCGCAAGCACCCGAGGTGTCTGTACCATCTGAAAACGGAAATCTTAATTTGCGAATTTCAGCACCCCAAGCCTGTCCGGCATACATAGGGACAGTTATAGAAGGTGTAAAAATTGCCCCTTCTCCCGCTTGGTTGCAACAGCGACTGCAATCGGCTGGGGTACGCCCGATTAACAATGTTGTAGATATTACCAACTACATATTGCTGGAGTGGGGTCAGCCGCTGCACGCCTTTGACCGCGATCGCCTGCAATCTGTCGCTGGTGGAGATAGTTTGACGATAGGCGTCAGATATGGAAGCCAAGGGGAATCCCTAAAAACACTGGATGGGCAAACCCGCAACTTGGGGACGCAAAGCCTGTTGATTACCGCCAACGACAAGCCAGTTGCCCTTGCTGGCGTCATGGGTGGAGAAGAAACAGAAGTTTATGAAGGAACGATGAATTTAGTCTTAGAAGCGGCGCTGTTCGACTCGGTGGCGATTCGGCGATCTGCACGCGGTCAAGGGGTAAGAACTGAGGCTTCCGGTCGTTACGAACGGGGAGTCAACCAGGCAGAATTGGGTATAGCTTGCGCTAGGGCGATCGCGCTTATTGGTGAGTTAGCATCTGGACAACCAGTACAACAAAAAATCGCCGACACGCGACCCGATCCTGCCATATGGAGTCGTTCCATAGAACTGCGTCTAGACCGAGTTAACCAAATCTTAGGCCCAATTGACTTGGGAGAAGAAATAGGGGACATTCAAGCAAAAGACATGAAGCGCATCCTAACAGCTTTGGGATGTCAGGTTAATCCTGTAGCAGATAACGAACGAGTGTGGAAGGTTACGGTACCGCCTTATCGCTATCGAGACTTAGAAAGAGAAATAGATCTGATTGAAGAAATTGCCCGCCTATACGGTTATGACAACTTTTGCGACGAGTTGCCAAGTGAAAGCGAGGCAGGTTATCTTTCATTAGACCAGCAGCTAACGCGCCAAATTAGAGAAGCTTTAAGGGCGGCGGGACTGACAGAAGTAATGCACTACTCCTACGCGGTGAATGCATCAGCGGGGGGAGAGAGACAGGTAGCGATCGCTAATCCTATGTTTAGCGAATATTCAGCTTTGCGAACTGAATTAGTATCCGGACTAATTGAAGCTTTTCAATACAACCTAGAACAGGGAAATGGTGCGTTGAATGCTTTTGAAATTGGGCGGATATTCTGGCGAGAAGAGGAAGGGCTAATAGAAGCGGATGGCTTAGCTGGTATTATTGGCGGAGATCCAATCATCGGAAAATGGACGCGGGGAGGTAAAGAACAGCCGATGACTTGGTTTGAAGCCAAAGGCGTTCTTGAAAGCGTGTTTCAGCGATTGAGTTTGGTGGTAGAGTATCAACCAGATCGACGCGATCCGCGCCTGCATCCAGGACGCACGGCTTCTTTGTGGGTGCAGGGAAATCGACTGGGAACGTTTGGGCAATTACATCCCCAATTGCGGCAAGAAAGAGGGTTGCCAGATGCAGTTTATGCGTTCGAGTTGGATTTAGATGTGTTCTTAGAAGCTTTGGCTGAGGATGAGAAATTGACGCCTAAATTGCGTACTTTCTCGACTTATCCAGCATCGGATCGCGATATTGCCTTTTTTGCACCAGTCCAGGTAACGGTAGCCGAGATTAAAAAAGCCATTACTAAGGCGGCGGGTGCGTTATTGGATTCGGTGGAGTTGTTTGATGAGTATCGCGGAGAAAACGTACCAGAAGGGCAGAGAAGTTTAGCTTTGCGGTTAGTTTATCGAGCAAGCGATCGCACTCTCACGGATGCAGATGTAGATCCTGTACACAACAAAGTACGGGAGGCGCTAGTTGAGAAATTCCGCGTTAGTTTGAGAAGTTAG